Proteins co-encoded in one Pseudomonas beijingensis genomic window:
- the hemH gene encoding ferrochelatase, giving the protein MTDHALLLVNLGSPASTSVADVRRYLNQFLMDPYVIDLPWPVRRLLVSLILIKRPEQSAHAYASIWWDEGSPLVVLSRRLQQAMTAQWTQGPVELAMRYGEPSIESALVRLASQGHKKITLAPLYPQFADSTVTTVIEEAKRVVREKKLNVQFSILQPFYDQPEYLDALVTSAKPYLMQEHDHLLLSFHGLPERHLTKLDPTGFHCFKDADCCKNAPPEVMATCYRAQCIRTAELFAQRMGLAEGKWSVSFQSRLGRAKWIEPYTEARLEELAKSGVKKVLVMCPAFVADCIETLEEIGDRGREQFRAAGGEELVLVPCLNDGAQWAQALSTLCERAPIAL; this is encoded by the coding sequence ATGACCGATCACGCGTTGCTTCTGGTGAATCTGGGTTCGCCTGCCTCCACCTCAGTGGCCGATGTGCGCCGCTACCTCAATCAATTTCTGATGGACCCGTATGTCATCGACCTGCCCTGGCCGGTGCGGCGTCTGCTGGTATCGCTGATCCTGATCAAACGTCCCGAGCAGTCGGCCCATGCTTACGCCTCGATCTGGTGGGACGAGGGTTCGCCGCTGGTGGTGCTCAGTCGCCGGCTGCAGCAGGCCATGACCGCGCAGTGGACCCAGGGCCCGGTGGAGCTGGCGATGCGTTATGGCGAGCCGTCCATTGAGTCGGCACTGGTGCGACTGGCGAGCCAGGGGCACAAGAAGATCACGTTGGCGCCGTTGTACCCGCAGTTCGCCGACAGCACCGTGACCACGGTGATCGAGGAGGCCAAGCGGGTCGTACGGGAAAAGAAACTCAATGTGCAGTTTTCGATTCTCCAGCCGTTCTACGATCAGCCCGAATACCTCGACGCCCTGGTGACCAGCGCCAAGCCGTACCTGATGCAAGAACACGATCATCTGTTGTTGAGTTTCCACGGTCTGCCGGAACGGCACCTGACCAAGCTCGACCCGACAGGGTTTCATTGCTTCAAGGATGCCGACTGCTGCAAGAATGCGCCGCCGGAGGTCATGGCGACCTGTTATCGCGCGCAATGCATCCGCACGGCCGAACTGTTCGCCCAACGCATGGGGCTGGCGGAGGGCAAATGGTCGGTGTCGTTCCAGTCGCGGTTGGGGCGGGCCAAGTGGATCGAACCCTACACCGAGGCGCGCCTGGAGGAACTGGCCAAAAGCGGCGTGAAGAAAGTGTTGGTGATGTGCCCGGCGTTCGTGGCCGACTGCATCGAAACCCTGGAAGAAATCGGTGATCGCGGCCGTGAGCAGTTCCGCGCGGCAGGGGGGGAGGAGTTGGTGCTGGTGCCTTGCCTCAATGATGGGGCGCAGTGGGCGCAGGCGTTGAGTACCCTCTGCGAACGGGCGCCGATCGCTTTGTAA
- a CDS encoding uracil-xanthine permease family protein, with translation MQDEFNDPLWRQVLSGAQMLFVAFGALVLMPLITGLDPNVALFTAGLGTILFQLVTGRQVPVFLASSFAFITPIILAKGQFGLAATMGGVMAAGFVYTFLGLAVKIKGTGFIDRLLPPVVIGPVIISIGLAMAPIAANMAMGKAGDGTELIHYQTAMMISMPALLTTLIVAVFGKGIFRLVPIISGVLVGFAMAFFFGVVDTAKIAAAPWFALPAFTAPEFNWQAILFIVPVALAPAIEHIGGVIAVGSVTGRDYLKKPGLHRTLLGDGIATTAAGLFGGPPNTTYAEVTGAVMLTKNYNPKIMTWAAIFAISLAFIGKFGALLQSIPVPVMGGILCLLFGSIAAVGMNTLIRHKIDLGEARNLVIVSVTLVFGIGGVLVGTGTGPDDFGLKGIALCAVVAIALNLLLPGNDGWKQKKADEPLI, from the coding sequence ATGCAGGATGAGTTCAACGATCCGCTCTGGCGCCAGGTCCTGTCCGGCGCGCAGATGCTGTTCGTCGCCTTCGGCGCGCTGGTATTGATGCCGCTGATCACCGGGCTGGACCCTAACGTGGCGCTGTTCACCGCCGGCCTGGGGACGATCCTGTTCCAGCTCGTCACCGGACGCCAGGTGCCGGTGTTCCTGGCCTCGAGCTTTGCCTTCATCACCCCGATCATCCTCGCCAAGGGTCAGTTCGGCCTGGCGGCGACCATGGGCGGCGTGATGGCGGCGGGTTTCGTCTACACCTTCCTGGGCCTGGCGGTGAAGATCAAGGGCACCGGGTTCATCGACCGGCTGCTGCCGCCTGTGGTCATCGGCCCGGTGATCATTTCCATCGGCCTGGCCATGGCGCCGATTGCCGCCAACATGGCGATGGGCAAGGCCGGCGACGGCACCGAGCTGATTCATTATCAGACCGCGATGATGATTTCGATGCCGGCCTTGCTCACCACCCTGATCGTCGCGGTGTTCGGCAAAGGCATTTTCCGCCTGGTGCCGATCATTTCCGGCGTGCTGGTGGGCTTTGCCATGGCGTTTTTCTTTGGGGTCGTGGACACCGCGAAGATCGCCGCCGCGCCATGGTTCGCCCTGCCGGCCTTCACCGCACCGGAGTTCAACTGGCAGGCGATCCTGTTCATCGTGCCGGTCGCCCTGGCGCCGGCCATCGAGCACATCGGCGGCGTGATCGCCGTGGGCAGCGTGACCGGTCGCGACTACCTGAAGAAACCCGGCCTGCACCGCACCCTGCTCGGTGACGGCATCGCCACCACCGCCGCTGGCCTGTTCGGCGGCCCGCCCAACACCACCTATGCCGAAGTGACCGGCGCGGTGATGCTGACCAAGAACTACAACCCGAAGATCATGACCTGGGCGGCGATCTTTGCCATCAGCCTGGCGTTCATCGGCAAGTTCGGCGCGCTGCTGCAAAGCATCCCGGTGCCGGTGATGGGCGGGATCCTGTGCCTGTTGTTCGGTTCGATTGCGGCGGTGGGCATGAACACACTGATCCGCCACAAGATCGACTTGGGCGAGGCGCGCAACCTGGTGATCGTTTCGGTGACGCTGGTGTTCGGCATCGGCGGCGTGCTGGTGGGCACCGGCACCGGCCCGGACGATTTCGGTCTCAAAGGCATCGCGCTGTGCGCGGTGGTGGCGATCGCGCTGAACCTGCTGCTGCCGGGCAATGACGGCTGGAAGCAGAAGAAGGCGGATGAGCCGCTGATCTGA
- the upp gene encoding uracil phosphoribosyltransferase yields the protein MPILEIRHPLIRHKLGLMRRADISTKNFRELAQEVGALLTYEATKDLPLESYEIDGWAGTVQVEKIAGKKITVVPILRAGIGMLEGVLSLIPGAKVSAVGVARNEQTLQAHTYLEKLVPEIDERLAMIIDPMLATGSSMVATIDLLKKAGCRDIRAMVLVAAPEGIKAVQDAHPDVTIYTASIDQKLNEHGYIIPGLGDAGDKIFGTKQKDA from the coding sequence ATGCCCATCCTCGAGATCCGCCACCCGCTGATCAGACACAAACTCGGCCTGATGCGCCGCGCCGATATCAGCACGAAAAACTTCCGTGAACTGGCCCAGGAAGTCGGTGCCCTGCTCACCTACGAGGCCACCAAGGACCTGCCGCTGGAGTCCTATGAAATCGACGGTTGGGCCGGTACGGTCCAGGTCGAGAAAATCGCCGGCAAGAAAATCACCGTGGTGCCGATCCTGCGCGCCGGCATCGGCATGCTCGAAGGCGTCCTGAGCCTGATCCCCGGGGCCAAGGTCAGCGCGGTGGGCGTGGCTCGCAACGAGCAGACCCTGCAAGCGCACACCTACCTGGAAAAACTGGTGCCGGAAATCGACGAGCGCCTGGCGATGATCATCGACCCGATGCTCGCTACCGGCAGCTCCATGGTCGCCACCATCGACCTGTTGAAAAAGGCCGGTTGCCGGGACATCCGCGCCATGGTGCTGGTCGCCGCCCCCGAAGGCATCAAGGCCGTGCAGGACGCTCACCCGGACGTGACCATCTACACCGCGTCCATCGACCAGAAACTCAACGAGCATGGCTACATTATCCCGGGCCTGGGCGATGCCGGCGACAAGATCTTCGGCACCAAGCAGAAGGACGCTTGA
- a CDS encoding hypoxanthine-guanine phosphoribosyltransferase, whose amino-acid sequence MSADLEHIRQIMREADCLYTEAEVEAAIARVGAQINEQLADANPVVFCVMNGGLIFSGKLLTYLNFPLEASYLHATRYRNETSGGDLFWKAKPEVSFIDRDVLIIDDILDEGHTLGAIIDFCKHAGARAVHTAVLIDKDHDRKARPDLKADFVGLPCIDRYIFGYGMDYKGYWRNANGIFAVKGM is encoded by the coding sequence ATGTCCGCTGATCTCGAGCATATCCGTCAAATCATGCGAGAGGCTGACTGCCTGTACACCGAAGCCGAAGTCGAAGCGGCCATCGCCCGTGTCGGTGCGCAAATCAATGAGCAACTGGCCGATGCCAATCCGGTGGTGTTCTGCGTCATGAACGGCGGGCTGATCTTCTCCGGCAAGCTGCTGACCTATCTGAACTTCCCCCTGGAAGCGTCCTACCTGCACGCGACGCGTTATCGCAACGAAACCAGCGGTGGCGACCTGTTCTGGAAAGCCAAGCCGGAAGTCTCGTTCATCGACCGCGACGTGCTGATCATCGACGACATCCTCGACGAAGGTCACACCCTGGGCGCGATCATCGACTTCTGCAAACACGCCGGCGCCCGCGCCGTGCACACCGCCGTGCTGATCGACAAGGACCATGACCGCAAGGCGCGGCCGGACTTGAAAGCCGATTTCGTCGGTCTGCCATGTATCGACCGCTACATCTTCGGCTACGGCATGGACTACAAAGGTTACTGGCGCAACGCCAACGGCATTTTCGCCGTCAAGGGCATGTAA
- a CDS encoding WbuC family cupin fold metalloprotein, giving the protein MTRPSFLDHALFDELAEKAAASPRGRQHHNFHEMDEPCHRMAVGLQPSTYIPPHRHLSADKAETLLVLKGRLGVLIFDETGTVVDKRILQAGGDCLGVDLPAGVYHGLVVLEADSLMFECKAGPYRPVGEGELAHWAPREGEAGVAEYHAWMRAQFD; this is encoded by the coding sequence ATGACTCGGCCAAGCTTTCTGGACCACGCGTTGTTCGATGAATTGGCCGAGAAAGCCGCGGCCAGTCCTCGCGGACGACAGCACCATAACTTTCATGAAATGGATGAACCGTGCCACCGCATGGCGGTTGGCTTGCAGCCGTCCACCTACATCCCACCGCACCGCCACCTGAGCGCTGATAAGGCGGAAACCTTGCTGGTGCTCAAGGGGCGGCTGGGGGTGTTGATCTTCGACGAAACGGGTACGGTGGTGGACAAACGCATCCTGCAGGCCGGTGGGGATTGCCTCGGCGTCGACCTGCCGGCTGGCGTGTATCACGGGTTGGTGGTGCTGGAAGCCGACAGCCTGATGTTCGAATGCAAGGCCGGCCCTTACCGGCCCGTGGGCGAGGGCGAACTGGCCCACTGGGCGCCCCGTGAAGGCGAGGCCGGCGTGGCCGAGTACCACGCCTGGATGCGTGCCCAGTTCGACTGA
- the dauA gene encoding C4-dicarboxylic acid transporter DauA has product MSFSAPPLFAAWRQTWRAGYTLERLRGDLVAGLTVGIIAIPLAMALAIAVGVPPQHGLYTVLVAAPLIALTGGSRFNVSGPTAAFVVILLPITQQYGLGGLLLCTMLAGLILIALGLIRAGRLIQYIPYPVILGFTAGIGVVIATLQLKDLLGLTTAGQAKHYIEQLGELIVALPGARLGDGVIGAVCLAVLIAWPRWVPRVPGHLVALLVGTLLGLAMERGGWPIATLGERFSYVVDGVAHPGIPPFLPSFDWPWNLPDSQGHPLILSYDLIRQLLAPAFAIAMLGAIESLLCAVVADGMTGSKHDPNAELMGQGLGNLVAPLFGGITATAAIARSATNVRSGAFSPLAAIIHSLVVLVAIVLLAPLFSYLPMAALAALLVMVAWNMSEAGHVLHTLRIAPRSDVLVLLTCLGLTVLFDMVLAVAVGLLLAAGLFIKRMSELTDSAELPRHFHQALLDMPEHVRCYAIRGPLFFGAAEKALDVLRRFDPGVRVVVVEMSAVPMLDMTALAAFENILKDYRKHGIGLILVATAPRVRLKLRRAGIHREQRQLAYVQTLEQARVKSEKWLTAGSAAHSRLA; this is encoded by the coding sequence ATGTCTTTCTCCGCCCCACCGCTGTTCGCCGCCTGGCGCCAAACCTGGCGTGCCGGCTACACCCTGGAACGACTGCGCGGCGATCTGGTGGCCGGGCTGACCGTTGGCATTATCGCCATCCCCCTGGCCATGGCCCTGGCAATTGCCGTCGGCGTACCGCCGCAGCACGGCCTGTACACGGTGTTGGTGGCGGCGCCGCTGATCGCCCTCACCGGCGGCTCGCGCTTCAACGTCAGCGGGCCGACAGCGGCGTTCGTGGTGATCCTGCTGCCCATCACTCAACAATACGGCCTGGGCGGCCTGCTGCTGTGCACCATGCTCGCCGGCCTGATCCTGATCGCCCTGGGCCTGATACGCGCCGGCCGCTTGATCCAGTACATTCCCTATCCGGTCATCCTCGGTTTCACGGCGGGCATCGGCGTGGTCATCGCCACTTTGCAACTCAAGGATCTGCTGGGGCTGACCACCGCAGGCCAAGCCAAACACTACATCGAACAGCTGGGTGAATTGATCGTGGCGCTGCCCGGTGCCCGTCTCGGCGATGGAGTGATCGGCGCCGTGTGCCTGGCGGTGCTGATTGCCTGGCCACGCTGGGTGCCACGGGTGCCCGGGCATCTGGTGGCCCTGCTGGTGGGCACACTGTTGGGGCTGGCGATGGAGCGCGGCGGATGGCCGATCGCGACGTTGGGCGAACGTTTCAGCTACGTCGTCGATGGCGTCGCTCATCCGGGCATCCCGCCCTTCTTACCGAGCTTCGACTGGCCCTGGAACCTGCCGGACAGCCAGGGGCATCCGCTGATCCTGTCCTATGACCTGATCCGCCAATTGCTGGCGCCCGCCTTTGCCATCGCCATGCTCGGTGCCATCGAATCCCTGTTGTGCGCGGTGGTGGCGGACGGCATGACCGGCAGCAAGCACGATCCCAACGCCGAGCTGATGGGCCAGGGCCTGGGTAATCTGGTGGCGCCGCTGTTCGGCGGCATCACCGCCACCGCCGCCATTGCCCGCAGCGCCACCAATGTGCGCAGTGGCGCCTTTTCACCACTGGCCGCGATCATCCACAGCCTCGTGGTGCTGGTGGCGATTGTGCTGCTGGCGCCGCTGTTCAGCTACTTGCCCATGGCCGCACTGGCCGCGCTGCTGGTGATGGTTGCCTGGAACATGAGCGAAGCCGGGCATGTGCTGCACACCCTGCGCATCGCCCCGCGCAGCGACGTACTGGTGCTGCTGACCTGCCTGGGCCTGACGGTGCTGTTCGACATGGTCCTGGCCGTCGCCGTCGGCCTGCTGCTGGCCGCCGGGCTGTTCATCAAGCGCATGAGCGAACTGACCGACAGCGCCGAGTTGCCGCGCCACTTCCACCAAGCCTTGCTGGACATGCCCGAGCATGTCCGCTGCTACGCCATTCGTGGACCGTTGTTCTTTGGCGCGGCGGAAAAAGCCCTGGATGTGCTGCGCAGGTTCGACCCGGGCGTTCGGGTGGTGGTCGTGGAAATGAGCGCCGTGCCGATGCTGGACATGACGGCGCTGGCCGCGTTTGAAAATATCCTGAAGGATTACCGCAAGCACGGCATCGGCCTGATCCTGGTCGCGACCGCGCCCAGGGTGCGCCTGAAACTGCGCCGCGCCGGGATTCATCGCGAACAGCGGCAATTGGCGTATGTGCAGACCCTGGAGCAGGCGCGAGTCAAGAGCGAAAAATGGCTCACTGCCGGCAGCGCCGCTCATTCAAGACTGGCTTGA
- a CDS encoding PA4642 family protein yields the protein MRKDKKQVIGDEIGDEQIKLFLNFEPVDATSPSLHKLIKAYRGLRVDDFERFLTFFVEAGHDLNGKDEHGNDFVALIQDQRNAEEYIELFNKARG from the coding sequence ATGCGTAAAGACAAGAAACAAGTGATTGGCGACGAGATTGGCGATGAGCAGATCAAGCTGTTCCTCAATTTCGAACCGGTCGATGCCACTTCGCCGTCGTTGCACAAATTGATCAAGGCCTACCGTGGCCTGCGGGTCGACGATTTCGAGCGCTTTTTGACGTTCTTCGTCGAGGCCGGCCATGACCTCAATGGCAAGGATGAACACGGCAACGATTTTGTTGCGCTGATCCAGGACCAGCGTAATGCCGAGGAATACATCGAGTTATTCAACAAGGCGCGCGGCTGA
- the mqo gene encoding malate dehydrogenase (quinone), whose product MAHNEAVDVVLVGAGIMSATLAVLLKELDPAISLEVVELMDSGAAESSNPWNNAGTGHAGLCELNYTPQAADGTVDIKKAVHINTQFEVSKQFWTYLTKKGTFGSSKSFIAPVPHLSFVQGEKGVEFLKKRFELMHQHHAFADMEYTEDKDQMAEWMPLMMPGRPDDEVIAATRVMNGTDVNFGALTNQLLKHLTSAPDTQVKYCKRVTGLKRNGSGWTVSIKDVNSGSTRDVDAKFVFLGAGGAALPLLQASGIEESKGFGGFPVSGQWLRCDNPEVVKHHQAKVYSQAAVGSPPMSVPHLDTRVVDGKKSLLFGPYAGFTTKFLKHGSIMDLPLSVRAGNIGPMLAVARDNMDLTKYLISEVMQSMEQRLESLRRFYPEAKAEDWRLEVAGQRVQIIKKDPKKGGVLQFGTELVAAKDGTLAALLGASPGASVTVSIMLELIERCFPDKAKGEWANKLAEIFPAREKVLETDAALYRKINAQNNIALELVEDSKAKSYA is encoded by the coding sequence ATGGCGCATAACGAAGCAGTCGATGTAGTTCTGGTAGGGGCCGGCATCATGAGTGCCACCCTGGCCGTGCTGCTCAAGGAGCTCGACCCCGCGATCTCGCTGGAAGTCGTCGAGCTGATGGATTCCGGTGCCGCGGAGAGTTCCAACCCGTGGAACAACGCCGGCACCGGCCACGCCGGGCTGTGTGAGCTCAACTACACGCCCCAGGCGGCCGACGGCACGGTCGACATCAAGAAAGCCGTGCACATCAACACCCAGTTCGAAGTGTCGAAGCAGTTCTGGACGTACCTGACCAAAAAAGGCACGTTCGGCTCCTCCAAGTCCTTCATCGCCCCGGTGCCACACCTGAGCTTCGTGCAAGGCGAAAAAGGCGTGGAGTTCCTGAAGAAGCGCTTCGAGCTGATGCACCAGCATCACGCCTTCGCCGACATGGAATACACCGAAGACAAAGACCAGATGGCCGAGTGGATGCCGTTGATGATGCCAGGCCGGCCGGACGATGAAGTCATCGCCGCCACCCGCGTCATGAACGGTACCGACGTCAACTTCGGCGCCCTGACCAATCAGTTGCTCAAGCACCTGACCAGCGCTCCGGACACCCAGGTCAAATACTGCAAGCGCGTCACCGGCCTCAAGCGCAACGGCAGCGGCTGGACCGTGAGCATCAAGGACGTCAATTCCGGCAGCACCCGCGACGTCGACGCCAAGTTCGTCTTCCTCGGTGCCGGCGGCGCGGCCTTGCCGCTGCTGCAAGCCTCGGGCATCGAGGAAAGCAAGGGCTTCGGTGGCTTCCCGGTCAGCGGCCAGTGGCTGCGTTGCGACAATCCGGAAGTGGTCAAGCACCACCAGGCCAAGGTCTACAGCCAGGCCGCCGTAGGCTCGCCGCCCATGTCGGTACCGCACCTGGACACCCGCGTGGTCGATGGCAAGAAATCCCTGCTGTTCGGGCCATACGCCGGTTTCACCACTAAGTTCCTCAAGCACGGCTCGATCATGGACCTGCCGCTGTCGGTACGCGCCGGCAACATCGGCCCGATGCTGGCCGTGGCCCGGGACAACATGGACCTGACCAAGTACCTGATCAGCGAAGTGATGCAGTCCATGGAGCAGCGCCTGGAATCCCTGCGTCGCTTCTACCCCGAGGCGAAAGCCGAAGATTGGCGTCTGGAAGTAGCCGGCCAACGGGTGCAGATCATCAAGAAAGACCCGAAGAAAGGTGGCGTCCTGCAGTTCGGCACCGAACTGGTGGCCGCCAAGGACGGCACCCTCGCCGCCCTGCTCGGCGCATCGCCGGGTGCTTCGGTGACCGTATCGATCATGCTGGAACTGATCGAACGCTGCTTCCCGGACAAGGCCAAGGGCGAGTGGGCCAACAAGCTCGCAGAGATCTTCCCGGCCCGGGAAAAAGTGCTGGAAACCGACGCGGCGTTGTATCGCAAGATCAACGCGCAGAACAACATTGCGTTGGAGTTGGTTGAGGACAGCAAGGCTAAAAGTTACGCCTGA
- a CDS encoding YajG family lipoprotein codes for MLQRLLFGLIAVTSLTLVGCAHSPQQLNPEPKLNAQLAPVGRGQPVVVRVVDGRPSPTLGTRGGLYPETSVITVQGAQILPKLQAQAEAAVRLLGFTPTANALNAPQLTVTLAELKYQSPKEGMYVTEATIGATFRSDVQNANRRYSGRYGASLDQRFGMAPNQDTNTKLVSDVLSDALTRLFKDPTVGQVLAE; via the coding sequence ATGTTGCAACGCCTGTTGTTCGGTTTGATCGCTGTGACCAGTCTGACCCTCGTCGGCTGCGCCCACAGCCCGCAACAACTTAACCCGGAGCCCAAGCTCAATGCCCAACTGGCGCCTGTGGGTCGTGGCCAGCCGGTGGTGGTGCGGGTCGTGGACGGTCGTCCGTCGCCGACGCTCGGCACCCGTGGCGGGCTGTATCCGGAAACCAGCGTGATCACGGTGCAGGGCGCGCAGATCCTGCCCAAGCTGCAGGCCCAGGCTGAAGCCGCGGTGCGTTTGCTGGGCTTCACGCCGACCGCCAATGCCTTGAATGCACCGCAACTGACCGTGACCCTGGCCGAGCTCAAGTATCAGTCGCCCAAGGAAGGCATGTACGTGACCGAAGCCACCATCGGCGCGACTTTCCGCTCCGATGTGCAGAACGCCAACCGCCGCTACAGCGGTCGTTACGGTGCGTCCCTGGACCAACGCTTCGGCATGGCGCCTAACCAGGACACCAACACCAAGCTGGTCAGCGACGTGTTGAGCGATGCCCTGACCCGGCTGTTCAAGGACCCGACCGTTGGCCAGGTGCTGGCCGAGTAA
- a CDS encoding 1-acyl-sn-glycerol-3-phosphate acyltransferase, which translates to MMGEFDAIRPYDDSEVPAVLARLLGDKAFLDILTHFRFPRLAGAFGWMLKPLIAQRLRREFAGVTSVATLQDKVEFYVDHTIERATDGVTYTGVEQFKSGSAYLFIANHRDIVMDPAFVNYAVYHAGLPTPRIAIGDNLLQKPFVSDLMRLNKSFIVHRSITGRREKMAAYQLLSAYINHSIRNDCASIWIAQAEGRAKDGDDRTESAILKMFHMSRKDEPFGEVIQSLNLTPVSISYEYDPCDQAKARELYIRATTGTYTKAPGEDDVSIAKGITGYKGRVHVNFAAPITELFEDTKQLALEMDRQILGGYRLFPVHYLAYAQWADADPQLQVPTAAEVFEADELAKAQEEWQRRLDACPPEHRPFLVLQYATPVRNQYRVKAGLAL; encoded by the coding sequence ATGATGGGCGAATTCGATGCCATCCGACCTTACGACGACAGCGAAGTCCCAGCGGTGCTGGCACGGCTGCTCGGCGACAAGGCGTTTCTAGATATCCTCACCCACTTCCGCTTCCCACGCCTGGCCGGCGCCTTCGGCTGGATGCTCAAACCCCTTATAGCGCAAAGATTGCGCCGTGAGTTCGCCGGTGTGACGTCGGTCGCCACTTTGCAGGACAAGGTGGAGTTTTACGTCGACCACACCATCGAGCGCGCCACCGATGGCGTGACCTACACCGGGGTGGAGCAATTCAAGTCCGGCAGCGCGTACCTGTTCATCGCCAACCACCGCGATATCGTGATGGACCCGGCCTTCGTCAACTACGCCGTGTACCACGCCGGCCTGCCGACGCCACGCATCGCCATTGGCGACAACCTGCTGCAAAAGCCCTTTGTCAGCGACCTGATGCGCCTGAACAAGAGTTTCATCGTGCACCGCTCCATCACCGGGCGGCGGGAAAAAATGGCGGCGTACCAGTTGCTGTCGGCGTACATCAACCACTCGATCCGCAACGACTGCGCCTCGATCTGGATCGCCCAGGCCGAAGGTCGGGCCAAGGACGGTGACGACCGGACCGAATCGGCGATCCTCAAGATGTTCCACATGAGCCGCAAGGACGAGCCGTTCGGCGAGGTGATCCAGTCGCTGAACCTCACGCCGGTGTCGATCAGCTATGAATACGACCCCTGCGACCAGGCCAAGGCCCGCGAGTTGTACATCCGCGCCACCACCGGCACCTACACCAAGGCACCGGGCGAGGACGACGTGAGCATCGCCAAGGGCATCACCGGCTATAAGGGCCGGGTCCACGTGAACTTCGCCGCGCCCATCACCGAGCTGTTCGAGGATACCAAGCAATTGGCCCTGGAAATGGACCGGCAGATTCTCGGCGGCTACCGCCTGTTCCCGGTGCATTACCTGGCTTACGCCCAATGGGCCGACGCCGACCCGCAGTTGCAGGTGCCAACGGCGGCCGAGGTGTTTGAAGCCGATGAACTGGCCAAGGCCCAGGAAGAATGGCAGCGCCGGCTGGACGCTTGCCCGCCGGAACACCGGCCATTCCTGGTGCTGCAATATGCGACGCCGGTGCGTAATCAGTATCGGGTCAAGGCGGGGTTGGCGCTTTAA
- a CDS encoding CPXCG motif-containing cysteine-rich protein has translation MLENARYDCPYCGEEVETSVDLSGGDQTYIEDCQVCCRPITFVLQVHGEEWHLEVFSENE, from the coding sequence ATGCTGGAAAACGCTCGTTATGATTGTCCCTATTGCGGGGAGGAAGTTGAGACATCCGTGGATTTGTCCGGCGGCGACCAGACCTACATCGAGGACTGTCAGGTGTGCTGTCGGCCGATCACCTTTGTGTTGCAGGTCCACGGCGAGGAATGGCATCTGGAAGTCTTCAGCGAAAACGAATGA
- a CDS encoding putative signal transducing protein, whose translation MQRIYELENLMEGELLQGMLASEGITAHLVGRDLLGGAGELPMQGLLGLAVEDEQAQYARELIAAYNAALPLPGDEPDSYPGTLVC comes from the coding sequence ATGCAGCGAATCTACGAGCTGGAAAACCTGATGGAAGGTGAATTATTGCAGGGCATGCTTGCCAGCGAAGGCATCACGGCGCATCTGGTGGGGCGCGATCTGCTGGGCGGCGCGGGGGAGTTGCCCATGCAGGGCCTGCTGGGGCTGGCGGTGGAAGACGAGCAGGCGCAATACGCCCGGGAGTTGATCGCCGCGTACAATGCCGCACTGCCGCTGCCCGGCGATGAACCGGACAGCTACCCCGGCACGCTGGTCTGTTAG
- a CDS encoding SOS response-associated peptidase has translation MCGRYALFRWNPAFAALPGFPADQKAQWNISPNDSVLMLRVGAEGQRELARARWGLTPPWLTDLSRTPAHARAETVAEQPMFREALRLRRCLLPANGFYEWRGGTRKRPYWLTPGEGSSLFFAAIWEAYPVQEQVWLSTAVITQPAAGQRRPLILDEEGQRLWLDPETPLHALQGLLASEPAPLRERVLANMVNDPKLNGPECLTPA, from the coding sequence ATGTGTGGACGTTATGCCCTGTTTCGCTGGAACCCCGCCTTCGCGGCCCTGCCCGGCTTTCCCGCCGATCAGAAGGCGCAGTGGAATATTTCGCCCAACGACTCGGTGCTGATGCTGCGGGTTGGCGCCGAGGGCCAGCGTGAACTGGCTCGGGCGCGCTGGGGCCTGACGCCGCCGTGGCTGACCGACCTGTCCCGCACCCCGGCCCATGCCCGGGCCGAAACCGTGGCCGAGCAACCGATGTTCCGCGAGGCCTTGCGCCTGCGCCGCTGCCTGCTGCCGGCCAACGGCTTTTATGAATGGCGCGGAGGCACGCGCAAGCGTCCGTACTGGCTGACGCCGGGGGAGGGCTCGTCGTTGTTTTTCGCCGCGATCTGGGAGGCGTACCCGGTACAGGAACAGGTGTGGCTGAGCACGGCGGTCATCACCCAGCCTGCGGCGGGTCAACGCCGGCCGTTGATCCTGGACGAAGAAGGCCAGCGCCTTTGGCTCGACCCCGAGACACCGTTGCATGCCTTGCAAGGGCTGCTGGCAAGCGAGCCAGCGCCGCTGCGCGAGCGGGTATTGGCCAACATGGTCAATGATCCGAAGCTCAATGGGCCGGAGTGCCTGACGCCGGCTTGA